The Sphingobium sp. BYY-5 genome contains a region encoding:
- the dapA gene encoding 4-hydroxy-tetrahydrodipicolinate synthase yields MFSGSIPALITPFRDGMVDEAAFRAFVDWQIAEGSSALVPCGTTGESATMTVEEHNRVIAICVDQAAGRVPVIAGCGSNDTRIALEHMYAAQAAGADAALVVAPYYNKPNQEGVYRHFAWLAERCDLPIVLYNVPSRTITDIGVPVIHRLSEEYQTVVGIKDATGNLGRVTAQRLACRADFCQLSGNDETALGFNAMGGKGCISVTANVAPRLCADFQAACRAGDWDGALALQDRLYPLHDALFSDSSPGPVKYALTRVRPDMPGDVRLPITWPSESSRAAVDRALEIAGLV; encoded by the coding sequence ATGTTTTCGGGCTCGATTCCGGCTCTTATCACCCCGTTTCGCGATGGCATGGTGGATGAGGCCGCCTTTCGCGCCTTCGTCGACTGGCAAATTGCGGAAGGATCGAGCGCCCTCGTCCCCTGCGGCACCACCGGCGAAAGCGCCACCATGACGGTGGAGGAGCATAACCGGGTCATCGCCATCTGCGTCGATCAAGCCGCAGGCCGCGTGCCCGTGATCGCCGGCTGCGGTTCCAACGACACCCGGATCGCGCTGGAGCATATGTATGCCGCCCAGGCTGCCGGCGCCGACGCGGCGCTGGTCGTGGCGCCCTATTATAACAAACCGAATCAGGAAGGCGTCTATCGCCACTTCGCCTGGCTGGCGGAGCGCTGCGACCTGCCGATCGTCCTGTACAACGTGCCCAGCCGCACCATCACCGACATCGGCGTGCCGGTGATCCACCGCCTGTCGGAGGAATATCAGACCGTCGTCGGCATCAAGGACGCCACCGGGAATCTCGGCCGGGTCACCGCGCAGCGGCTGGCCTGCCGCGCCGACTTCTGCCAGCTTTCCGGAAATGACGAAACCGCGCTGGGCTTCAACGCGATGGGCGGCAAGGGCTGCATCAGCGTCACCGCCAATGTCGCGCCGCGCCTGTGCGCCGATTTCCAGGCGGCTTGCCGGGCGGGCGACTGGGATGGCGCACTGGCGCTGCAGGATCGTCTCTACCCGTTGCACGACGCCCTGTTCAGCGACTCTTCACCTGGCCCGGTCAAATATGCGCTCACACGTGTTCGCCCCGACATGCCCGGCGACGTCCGCCTGCCGATCACCTGGCCGTCGGAATCGAGCCGCGCCGCCGTCGATCGCGCGCTGGAGATTGCGGGATTGGTTTAA
- a CDS encoding lytic transglycosylase domain-containing protein, whose protein sequence is MSSMRASPHVESYLIRMPIIALLLMTVGAGAQTENRAPASPPGATVQSVPPEYGQPSQPSQWNQVQARVGQPSDGSIAGTISQWRALQQSDGLGASTYASFILANPGWPGEDRMRRLAETGINPDSFDPRQVAAFFARFPARTATGHARNAVALMQLGRMDEARVAARNAWIGGSLSPADEARLLSLFGSSLTPADHDQRADTLLWGNDVNGAMRMIAYVSPARRSVFQARIAFRRKAPDAAALMQAAEGIGATDAGFIADKAIWLRDTGNWIGARQYLANRGTLTYRPNNAEKYYEVLLNQARAAANDSQWSFAYGIASKIDDAIAPGVQVGDQPIGVRDDYTSLAWLAGSTAFYNLNRSADAVAMFRRYADAAKSPQTRSKGYYWAGRAALQGGDAAAANSYFTQASVYPDQFYGQLALERLGRPIPPPVTVERPVPISAAERAAFDNRSVVRAVKALGQMGYWEDQSKFARAIANNADSDADHYLAAELAQQINRPDMGVMVGRRAVSSGLTGYGTSAFPRVPVPPSAQYNWTMVHAIARQESQFDKQIVSHAGARGLMQLMPGTAREQAGKLGMGYNPGSLNEPGYNIMLGSAYFQRMLDYYGGSYPLAVAAYNAGPGNVNKWVAANGDPRLPGADMLRWIEQIPIFETRNYVQRVLENAVVYEAMNPERAKFRGTNAVLSRYLGKQTPG, encoded by the coding sequence ATGTCCAGCATGCGCGCCTCTCCCCATGTCGAAAGTTACCTGATCCGCATGCCGATTATTGCCTTGCTGCTCATGACCGTTGGCGCTGGCGCGCAGACCGAAAACCGGGCGCCAGCCTCTCCGCCCGGCGCGACGGTCCAATCCGTCCCGCCCGAATATGGCCAGCCGAGCCAGCCCAGCCAGTGGAATCAGGTGCAGGCCCGCGTCGGCCAGCCCAGTGACGGGAGCATCGCAGGCACGATCAGCCAGTGGCGCGCGTTGCAGCAGAGCGACGGGCTGGGCGCATCGACCTATGCCAGCTTCATCCTGGCCAATCCCGGCTGGCCCGGCGAGGACCGGATGCGTCGTCTGGCCGAGACCGGGATCAATCCTGACAGCTTCGATCCCCGGCAGGTGGCGGCCTTCTTCGCGCGTTTCCCCGCGCGCACTGCGACCGGCCATGCCCGTAACGCCGTGGCGCTGATGCAGTTGGGACGGATGGACGAGGCGCGGGTGGCCGCGCGCAACGCCTGGATCGGCGGATCGCTCAGCCCGGCGGACGAGGCGCGGCTGCTCTCCCTCTTCGGGTCCAGCCTGACGCCTGCCGATCATGACCAGCGCGCCGATACGCTGCTGTGGGGCAATGACGTCAATGGCGCGATGCGGATGATCGCCTATGTCAGCCCGGCGCGGCGGTCGGTGTTCCAGGCGCGCATCGCCTTCCGCCGCAAGGCGCCGGACGCGGCCGCGCTGATGCAGGCGGCCGAGGGGATCGGCGCGACCGATGCCGGCTTCATCGCCGACAAGGCGATCTGGCTGCGCGATACGGGCAACTGGATTGGTGCACGCCAATATCTGGCGAACCGCGGCACGTTGACTTACCGTCCGAACAATGCCGAGAAATATTATGAAGTGCTGCTGAATCAGGCGCGCGCGGCGGCCAATGACAGCCAGTGGAGCTTCGCCTACGGCATCGCCAGCAAGATCGACGATGCGATCGCGCCGGGTGTCCAGGTGGGCGATCAGCCGATCGGCGTGCGCGACGATTATACCAGCCTGGCCTGGCTGGCGGGGTCGACTGCCTTCTATAATCTCAACCGTTCGGCCGACGCGGTGGCGATGTTCCGCCGCTATGCCGATGCGGCCAAGTCGCCCCAGACCCGGTCGAAGGGCTATTATTGGGCGGGCCGCGCCGCGCTCCAGGGGGGGGATGCCGCCGCCGCCAACAGCTATTTCACCCAGGCCAGCGTCTATCCCGACCAGTTTTACGGCCAACTGGCCCTCGAACGGCTGGGCCGGCCGATCCCCCCGCCCGTGACGGTCGAGCGGCCGGTGCCGATCTCCGCAGCGGAACGCGCCGCCTTTGACAACCGGTCGGTGGTGCGCGCGGTCAAGGCGTTGGGGCAGATGGGCTATTGGGAGGATCAGAGCAAGTTCGCCCGCGCCATCGCCAACAATGCCGACAGCGATGCCGATCATTATCTGGCGGCCGAACTGGCGCAACAGATCAACCGTCCCGACATGGGCGTGATGGTCGGCCGCCGGGCGGTGTCGAGCGGCCTGACCGGCTATGGGACAAGCGCCTTCCCGCGTGTGCCCGTGCCGCCTTCGGCGCAATATAACTGGACCATGGTCCATGCGATCGCGCGGCAGGAAAGCCAGTTCGACAAGCAGATCGTTAGCCATGCCGGCGCGCGCGGCCTGATGCAGCTCATGCCCGGCACCGCGCGCGAGCAGGCGGGCAAGCTGGGCATGGGTTATAATCCCGGTTCGCTCAACGAACCTGGCTATAACATCATGCTGGGATCGGCTTATTTTCAGCGGATGCTGGACTATTATGGCGGCAGCTATCCGCTGGCGGTGGCGGCCTATAATGCCGGGCCGGGCAATGTGAACAAGTGGGTCGCCGCCAATGGCGATCCGCGCCTGCCCGGCGCCGACATGTTGCGCTGGATCGAGCAGATCCCGATTTTCGAAACGCGCAACTATGTGCAGCGGGTGCTGGAAAACGCCGTGGTCTATGAGGCGATGAACCCGGAGCGGGCGAAGTTCCGGGGGACCAATGCGGTGCTGAGCCGCTATCTGGGCAAGCAGACGCCGGGTTGA
- the greB gene encoding transcription elongation factor GreB translates to MNTPYPNYITPEGFAKLRAEYDHLLGVERPAIVEVVSWAAGNGDRSENGDYLYGRKRMREIDGQLKRLSKKMKDAKVVDPRQQPDRGRIYFGATVTIADEDDLSRTVTIVGNDETDVDAGRIGWGSPIARGLRGAAVGDLRRVMLPAGEKEYEVMAITYPA, encoded by the coding sequence ATGAATACCCCCTATCCCAACTACATCACGCCTGAGGGCTTCGCGAAGCTGCGCGCGGAATATGACCATCTGCTGGGTGTCGAACGACCGGCGATCGTCGAGGTGGTGAGCTGGGCGGCGGGCAATGGCGATCGCAGCGAGAATGGCGACTATCTTTATGGCCGCAAGCGGATGCGCGAGATTGACGGCCAGTTGAAGCGCCTGTCGAAGAAGATGAAGGACGCCAAGGTTGTCGATCCCCGGCAGCAGCCCGACAGGGGCCGGATCTATTTCGGCGCGACCGTGACTATCGCCGATGAGGATGACTTGTCCCGCACCGTGACGATCGTCGGCAATGACGAGACGGATGTGGACGCGGGGCGGATCGGCTGGGGATCACCGATCGCGCGGGGTTTGCGCGGGGCGGCGGTGGGCGATCTGCGCCGCGTGATGCTGCCCGCGGGCGAGAAGGAATATGAGGTGATGGCGATCACCTATCCGGCCTGA
- a CDS encoding LysR family transcriptional regulator, which produces MDRAQLPLNALRAFEAAARHLNFTKAAIELCVSQGAVSQQVAQLEERLGAPLFRRLPRGLMLTDEGRALLPVMADALDRIGATLGRIEGGRPREILNLGVVGTFAGGWLLDRLEDFARACPHIDLRIMTNNNRVDLAGEGLDLAIRFGDGAWHGTHADPILRAPLTPLCTPEMAARLPDPAALARETLLRSYRADEWPRWFAAAGAPCPPLRGPVFDSSILMVHAALRGLGVALAPPALFESDLHAGRLVQPFAASIDLGGYWLTRLMSRPDSPAMADFRAWLLVEAQAG; this is translated from the coding sequence ATGGACCGCGCCCAACTGCCCCTCAATGCCCTGCGCGCCTTCGAAGCGGCGGCGCGGCATCTCAACTTCACCAAGGCCGCGATCGAACTCTGCGTCAGCCAGGGCGCGGTCAGCCAACAGGTGGCGCAACTGGAGGAACGGCTGGGCGCGCCATTGTTCCGCCGCCTGCCGCGCGGGTTGATGCTGACCGATGAAGGCCGCGCGCTGCTCCCGGTCATGGCCGACGCGCTCGACCGGATCGGCGCGACGCTGGGCCGGATCGAGGGCGGCCGCCCGCGCGAGATATTGAACCTGGGCGTGGTCGGCACTTTCGCCGGCGGCTGGCTGCTGGACCGGCTGGAGGATTTCGCGCGCGCCTGCCCGCATATCGACCTGCGGATCATGACCAACAACAACCGCGTCGATCTGGCGGGCGAAGGGCTGGACCTCGCCATCCGCTTCGGCGACGGCGCCTGGCACGGCACCCATGCCGACCCGATCCTGCGCGCCCCGCTCACGCCGCTCTGCACGCCGGAGATGGCGGCGCGCCTGCCCGATCCAGCGGCGCTCGCCCGCGAAACCCTGCTGCGCTCCTACCGCGCCGACGAATGGCCACGCTGGTTCGCGGCGGCCGGCGCGCCCTGTCCGCCACTGCGCGGGCCGGTGTTCGACAGCTCGATCCTGATGGTGCATGCAGCCTTGCGCGGCCTGGGCGTCGCGCTCGCCCCGCCCGCCCTGTTCGAAAGCGATCTGCACGCCGGCCGCCTCGTCCAGCCCTTCGCCGCATCCATAGACCTGGGCGGTTATTGGCTCACCCGCCTGATGTCCCGCCCCGACAGCCCGGCGATGGCGGATTTTCGCGCCTGGCTGCTGGTGGAGGCTCAGGCCGGATAG
- the bla gene encoding subclass B3 metallo-beta-lactamase codes for MRKRMVLAISLAGMAVMGAGKPDDPLTRPIAPDYAKRWLEPQPPARLYGTTYLVGFGGLNVALIRTSAGLIMIDGAVPQAVPDIEAKIRQLGFSIKQVKLILSTEPHFDHAGGLAALARDSGATVIASAPAAAVLRQGGGDPDDPQAAWLERFPGVTKLRAVRDGAVIRLGDVAVTAHATPGHTLGSMSWSWKSCEGKACKTIVFASSLNPIAVDGWRFADPAHRRFVDAFRTSFARVKAMRCDMLIASHPLDGDADRLAKLARARTPHPFADPAACRRYAARAEAALEKKLME; via the coding sequence ATGCGAAAGAGGATGGTTCTGGCTATTAGCCTGGCTGGGATGGCGGTCATGGGGGCGGGCAAGCCGGACGACCCGCTGACGCGCCCGATCGCGCCCGATTATGCCAAGCGCTGGCTGGAGCCTCAGCCGCCGGCGCGGCTCTATGGGACGACCTATCTGGTGGGCTTTGGCGGGCTGAACGTGGCGCTGATCCGCACCAGCGCGGGGCTGATCATGATCGACGGCGCGGTGCCGCAAGCGGTGCCGGATATTGAGGCGAAGATCCGCCAGCTTGGCTTCTCGATCAAACAGGTGAAGCTGATCCTCAGCACCGAACCCCATTTCGACCATGCCGGCGGCCTTGCCGCGCTGGCGCGGGACAGTGGCGCGACCGTGATCGCCAGCGCGCCCGCCGCCGCCGTGCTGCGTCAGGGCGGGGGCGATCCCGACGATCCACAGGCGGCCTGGCTGGAGCGCTTTCCCGGCGTGACGAAGCTGCGGGCGGTGCGCGACGGGGCGGTGATCCGGCTGGGCGACGTCGCCGTCACCGCCCATGCGACGCCGGGCCATACGCTGGGCAGCATGAGCTGGAGCTGGAAGAGTTGCGAGGGCAAGGCGTGCAAGACGATCGTCTTCGCCTCCAGCCTCAATCCGATCGCGGTGGATGGCTGGCGCTTTGCCGATCCGGCGCACCGGCGCTTCGTCGATGCGTTTCGCACCAGTTTCGCGCGGGTGAAGGCGATGCGCTGCGACATGCTGATCGCCTCGCACCCGCTTGATGGCGATGCCGATCGGCTGGCGAAGCTGGCCAGGGCGCGCACGCCCCATCCCTTCGCCGATCCGGCCGCCTGCCGCCGCTATGCGGCGCGCGCGGAAGCAGCGCTGGAGAAGAAATTGATGGAATGA
- a CDS encoding DNA polymerase Y family protein → MTRNSDIAVETRRYLALSFPFLPIDRLRIRRPDLWAAGANGGDGPAIVVEPVRGAMRLAAVDADGLTIGLTPGMTLADARAREPELRVFDADPHADQDWLERLCDGCARYTPNAAPDGADGLMLDISGCGHLWGGEEALAAEAAARLERHGLRVRHAIAASPEAAHALARFPVPPAPDEEAAVRRLPVEALGLEEESAVALRRAGLRIVGDLAALPAATLAARFGEEAVDALHALLGLGHRPLRPRRPRPAVRIDRRFAEPLGSTAYALKILEEMAAEAGERLAERGEGGRRFEAVFFRSDGLAFPLRVETSLPVRDAPAILRLMRERIDALSDPIDPGFGFDMLRLTVSQAERLAPTQLALEGGEARREDSVAALVDRLSIRAGRARIQRLEPRDSHIPEQAQLALPAVESRTPGNWENAGEPDDPPMRPLHLFDPPQPIEVVAQVPDGPPHRFRWRRALHDITRFEGPERIAPEWWRAKDGGLEGESVGRTRDYYRVEDARGRRYWIFRHGLYGAEAAHPGWYIHGLFA, encoded by the coding sequence ATGACGAGGAACAGCGACATAGCGGTAGAGACGCGCCGCTATCTGGCGCTCAGCTTCCCCTTTCTGCCGATCGACCGACTGCGGATCAGGCGGCCCGATCTCTGGGCGGCCGGGGCTAACGGTGGCGATGGGCCGGCCATCGTCGTGGAGCCGGTGCGCGGCGCGATGCGGCTGGCGGCGGTCGATGCCGACGGGCTGACGATCGGCCTGACGCCGGGCATGACCTTGGCCGACGCGCGGGCGCGTGAGCCGGAGCTGCGCGTCTTCGACGCCGATCCCCATGCCGATCAGGACTGGCTGGAGCGGCTGTGCGACGGCTGCGCCCGCTATACCCCCAATGCCGCGCCCGACGGGGCCGACGGGCTGATGCTCGATATCAGCGGCTGCGGCCATTTATGGGGCGGGGAGGAAGCGCTCGCCGCCGAGGCCGCCGCGCGGCTGGAACGGCACGGGCTGCGCGTGCGCCATGCCATCGCGGCCAGCCCGGAGGCGGCCCATGCGCTGGCCCGTTTTCCCGTCCCGCCCGCGCCCGACGAGGAAGCGGCGGTGCGCCGCCTGCCGGTGGAGGCGCTGGGCCTGGAGGAGGAGAGCGCGGTGGCGCTGCGCCGGGCGGGACTGCGCATAGTGGGCGATTTGGCCGCCCTGCCCGCCGCCACGCTCGCCGCGCGCTTCGGCGAGGAAGCGGTCGATGCGCTGCACGCGCTGCTGGGCCTGGGGCATCGGCCGCTCCGCCCCCGCCGCCCGCGCCCCGCCGTCCGCATCGACCGCCGTTTTGCCGAGCCGCTGGGCAGCACAGCCTATGCGCTCAAGATATTGGAAGAGATGGCGGCCGAGGCGGGCGAGCGGCTGGCCGAGCGGGGCGAAGGCGGGCGGCGGTTCGAGGCGGTCTTCTTTCGCAGCGATGGCCTGGCCTTTCCGCTGCGGGTCGAAACCAGCCTGCCGGTGCGCGATGCGCCTGCCATATTGCGGCTGATGCGCGAGCGGATCGATGCGCTGTCCGACCCGATCGACCCCGGTTTCGGCTTCGACATGCTGCGCCTGACCGTGTCGCAGGCGGAAAGGCTGGCGCCGACCCAACTGGCGCTGGAGGGAGGGGAAGCCCGGCGCGAGGACAGCGTCGCCGCCCTGGTCGACCGCCTGTCGATCCGCGCCGGACGCGCCCGCATCCAGCGGCTGGAACCGCGCGACAGTCATATTCCCGAACAGGCCCAGCTTGCGCTGCCGGCGGTGGAAAGTCGTACGCCTGGAAATTGGGAGAATGCCGGTGAGCCGGACGACCCGCCGATGCGCCCGCTCCATCTGTTCGATCCGCCCCAGCCGATCGAGGTGGTGGCGCAGGTGCCCGATGGCCCGCCGCACCGCTTCCGCTGGCGCCGCGCGCTGCACGACATCACCCGCTTCGAAGGGCCGGAGCGGATCGCACCCGAATGGTGGCGGGCGAAGGATGGCGGGCTTGAAGGCGAGAGCGTCGGTCGCACCCGCGATTATTACCGGGTGGAGGATGCGCGCGGGCGGCGCTACTGGATCTTCCGCCACGGCCTCTATGGCGCGGAGGCGGCGCATCCGGGCTGGTATATCCACGGCCTGTTCGCATGA
- a CDS encoding error-prone DNA polymerase: MSARPGTIEDAPPFAELVAATNFSFLRGASPASDMVERAMALGHKGLGIADRNTVAGVVRAWMARRDAPARARETLLDEKKERGEPLTLTPAEEAFCQTDLRVVAGARLVFSDGTPDIVAYPRTRHGWGRLTRLLTRGNMRAVKGDCILRFDDLLDHLEDMLLILLPVASGGEEEAHRDPLDFPFEDEADGKPSSHLSLVPPLPPRTVEEVLLRLKPRAEGCVWLGIGQGYGGKDRRVVTQLAAMARRIGVPLLATNDALYAAPAARPLHDILTCIRHGVTIQQAGRRLEAHAERHLKSPADMARLHARWPEAVEESIRFLSLIIFDLSQLRYEYPHEPVPEGWAPQDWLAHLAWKAAHERYGPALPPGLRERVEEELGFIADRNYAYYFLTVHDVVKFARDQKPPILCQGRGSAANSAVCFLLGVTSIDPSQHDLLFSRFISADRNEPPDIDVDFEHERREEVMQYIYRRYGRHRAGIAATVIHYRSRSAVREVARALGLSEDIPARIAGTVWGSYSSDLGGKRIAEAGFDLGNPQIAQLQALVGQLLAAPFPRHLSQHVGGFVLTQDRLDETVPIHHAAMADRSFIEWDKDDIDALGLMKVDVLALGMLTCIRKAFDLMRANGLGDHHLMVDIESGDAAVYDMLCKGESIGVFQVESRAQINMLPRLKPRTLYDLTVQVAIVRPGPIEGDMVHPYLRRRCGEEAITYPSPHPGHGPADELEQLLGKTFGVPLFQEQAMKLAITAAEFSDAEANQLRRAMATFRNVGTIHHFREKMIGGMVRRGYEPDFAARCFKQIEGFGSYGFPESHALSFARLVYVSAWIKCHQPAVFACALLNAQPMGFYAPAQLVRDARDHGVTVHDVDVNGSGWDNGLEPLLRSRRSDRGEGQGRALALRLGFRQIDGFREAWAEQLAAARAEGGLFTDIEDLARRASLPARALRLLADADACRSLGLDRRAALWEARRTPSDELPLFAATRARGGQARELGAEPDAGLPAMPLAEQVATDYQVTRLSLKGHPMQFLRPVFAAENVLSCAQVSAAKNGARVKAAGVVLVRQRPGKGNAVFITIEDETGITNILLWARLFEMQRRPVMASRLMLVEGEVQRSKEGVVHLMATRVQDRTAELDRLTQAETRDARPHARSASHPRNVRILPGSRDFH, translated from the coding sequence ATGAGCGCCCGGCCCGGAACGATCGAAGACGCGCCGCCCTTTGCCGAGTTGGTGGCGGCGACCAACTTCTCCTTCCTGCGCGGTGCATCGCCCGCATCCGACATGGTCGAGCGGGCGATGGCGCTGGGCCATAAGGGGCTGGGCATCGCCGATCGCAATACGGTGGCGGGGGTGGTGCGGGCGTGGATGGCGCGGCGCGATGCACCGGCCAGGGCGCGGGAAACATTGCTGGATGAGAAGAAGGAAAGGGGCGAACCGCTGACCCTGACACCGGCGGAGGAAGCGTTCTGCCAGACCGACTTGCGGGTCGTGGCCGGCGCGCGGCTGGTGTTCAGCGACGGGACGCCGGATATCGTCGCCTATCCGCGAACGCGCCATGGATGGGGCCGGCTGACCCGGCTGCTGACACGCGGCAATATGCGTGCGGTCAAGGGCGACTGCATCCTCCGTTTCGATGACCTGCTCGATCATCTGGAGGATATGTTGCTGATCCTGTTGCCGGTCGCCAGCGGCGGGGAGGAGGAGGCGCACCGCGATCCGCTGGATTTTCCCTTCGAGGATGAGGCGGATGGAAAGCCCTCCTCCCACCTGTCGCTGGTGCCGCCGCTTCCGCCTCGAACGGTCGAGGAGGTTCTATTGCGCCTCAAGCCCCGCGCGGAGGGCTGTGTCTGGCTCGGCATCGGCCAGGGCTATGGGGGGAAGGACAGGCGCGTCGTCACGCAACTGGCCGCGATGGCGCGGCGGATCGGCGTTCCCCTGCTGGCGACCAATGATGCGCTCTACGCCGCGCCGGCGGCACGGCCCCTGCATGACATCCTCACCTGCATCCGCCATGGCGTGACGATCCAGCAGGCGGGGCGCCGTCTGGAGGCCCATGCCGAACGGCATCTGAAATCACCGGCGGACATGGCGCGGCTCCATGCCCGCTGGCCCGAAGCGGTCGAGGAAAGCATCCGCTTCCTCTCCCTCATCATCTTCGACCTGTCGCAGCTACGCTATGAATATCCGCATGAACCGGTGCCGGAGGGCTGGGCGCCGCAGGACTGGCTGGCGCATCTGGCCTGGAAGGCGGCGCATGAACGCTATGGACCGGCCCTGCCGCCGGGCCTGCGCGAACGGGTGGAGGAAGAACTCGGCTTCATCGCCGACCGCAACTATGCCTATTATTTCCTGACCGTCCATGACGTGGTGAAGTTCGCGCGCGATCAGAAGCCGCCGATATTATGCCAGGGGCGCGGATCGGCCGCCAATTCCGCCGTCTGTTTCCTGCTGGGCGTCACCTCCATCGATCCGTCGCAGCATGACCTGCTGTTTTCGCGCTTCATATCCGCCGACCGCAACGAGCCGCCCGATATCGACGTCGATTTCGAACATGAGCGGCGCGAGGAGGTGATGCAATATATCTATCGCCGCTATGGCCGCCATCGCGCCGGCATAGCGGCGACGGTGATCCATTATCGATCGCGCAGCGCGGTGCGCGAGGTGGCGCGGGCGCTGGGCCTGAGCGAGGATATTCCCGCGCGGATCGCGGGCACCGTCTGGGGCAGCTATTCCAGCGACCTGGGTGGCAAGCGGATCGCCGAAGCGGGCTTCGACCTTGGCAATCCGCAGATCGCCCAGTTGCAGGCGCTGGTGGGGCAGTTGCTCGCCGCCCCTTTCCCCCGGCATTTGTCGCAGCATGTCGGCGGTTTCGTGCTGACCCAGGACCGGCTGGATGAAACCGTTCCGATCCATCACGCGGCGATGGCCGACCGCAGTTTCATCGAATGGGACAAGGACGATATCGATGCGCTCGGCCTGATGAAGGTCGATGTGCTGGCGCTCGGCATGTTGACCTGCATCCGCAAGGCGTTCGACCTTATGCGTGCAAACGGGCTGGGCGACCATCACTTGATGGTGGACATCGAATCCGGGGACGCGGCCGTCTACGACATGCTGTGCAAGGGGGAGAGCATCGGCGTGTTCCAGGTGGAAAGCCGGGCGCAGATCAACATGCTGCCGCGCCTCAAGCCCCGTACCCTCTACGACCTGACGGTGCAGGTCGCGATCGTGCGGCCGGGGCCGATCGAGGGCGATATGGTGCATCCCTATTTGCGCCGGCGCTGCGGTGAGGAGGCGATCACCTATCCCTCGCCCCACCCCGGACATGGCCCAGCCGATGAACTGGAGCAGCTTCTGGGCAAGACCTTCGGCGTACCCCTGTTCCAGGAGCAGGCGATGAAGCTGGCCATCACCGCCGCCGAATTTTCCGATGCGGAAGCCAACCAGTTGCGCCGGGCGATGGCGACCTTTCGCAATGTCGGCACCATCCATCATTTCCGCGAGAAGATGATCGGCGGCATGGTCCGCCGGGGTTACGAACCCGATTTCGCCGCGCGCTGCTTCAAGCAGATCGAGGGGTTCGGCAGCTATGGCTTTCCCGAAAGCCATGCGCTGTCCTTCGCGCGGCTGGTCTATGTGTCGGCCTGGATCAAATGCCACCAGCCCGCGGTCTTTGCCTGCGCGCTGCTCAATGCGCAGCCCATGGGCTTCTACGCGCCGGCGCAACTGGTGCGCGATGCGCGTGACCATGGCGTCACCGTCCATGATGTCGATGTGAACGGGAGCGGCTGGGACAATGGATTGGAGCCGTTGCTGCGATCGCGACGGAGCGACCGGGGCGAGGGGCAGGGACGGGCGCTGGCGCTGCGGCTGGGCTTTCGCCAGATTGACGGGTTCCGCGAGGCCTGGGCGGAGCAACTGGCGGCGGCGCGGGCGGAAGGCGGGCTGTTCACCGACATCGAGGATCTGGCGCGGCGGGCGAGCTTGCCCGCGCGGGCGCTGCGGCTGCTGGCCGATGCCGACGCCTGCCGGTCTCTGGGGCTGGACCGGCGTGCGGCGCTGTGGGAGGCGCGGCGTACGCCGTCGGACGAATTGCCGCTCTTCGCCGCGACGCGCGCACGCGGCGGGCAGGCGCGGGAACTGGGCGCGGAACCGGATGCCGGGCTGCCCGCCATGCCGCTCGCCGAGCAGGTGGCGACCGACTATCAGGTGACGCGCCTGTCGCTGAAGGGCCATCCGATGCAGTTCCTGCGCCCGGTCTTTGCCGCCGAGAATGTGCTGAGCTGTGCGCAGGTGAGCGCGGCGAAGAATGGCGCGCGCGTGAAGGCGGCGGGCGTGGTGCTGGTGCGGCAGCGGCCGGGCAAGGGCAATGCCGTCTTCATCACGATCGAGGATGAGACCGGCATCACCAACATCCTGCTCTGGGCGCGGCTGTTCGAAATGCAGCGCCGTCCCGTCATGGCCAGCCGGCTGATGCTGGTGGAAGGGGAGGTGCAGCGCAGCAAGGAAGGCGTCGTCCACCTGATGGCGACCCGCGTGCAGGACCGCACGGCGGAACTCGACCGGCTGACGCAGGCGGAGACGCGCGACGCCCGCCCCCACGCCCGCAGCGCCAGCCATCCGCGCAATGTGCGGATATTGCCGGGCTCGCGGGATTTTCATTGA